The Gammaproteobacteria bacterium genome has a segment encoding these proteins:
- a CDS encoding polymer-forming cytoskeletal protein, translating into MALWKEPGPSAGSAPSPAAAPPREAERTAPISLNAESARRKERAEPKESVIADDLTIEGKIEGSGHVRLAGRFKGDVHVDGNLTIEQGAHLTGQVFAKTVVIGGELHGNITGATRVELLESGLVAGDVKAGVMTVAAGSRMRGQVECGWEEEKGIKSAAVN; encoded by the coding sequence ATGGCTCTGTGGAAAGAACCGGGTCCCAGTGCGGGTTCCGCACCGTCGCCGGCGGCCGCACCGCCGCGCGAGGCCGAGCGGACCGCCCCCATTTCGTTAAATGCCGAGTCGGCACGCCGCAAGGAGCGCGCCGAGCCCAAGGAATCCGTGATCGCCGACGACCTGACCATCGAGGGCAAGATCGAGGGGTCGGGGCACGTGCGCCTCGCGGGCCGCTTCAAGGGTGACGTTCACGTGGACGGCAACCTGACCATCGAGCAGGGTGCGCACCTGACCGGGCAGGTGTTTGCCAAGACCGTGGTCATCGGTGGCGAGTTGCACGGGAACATTACCGGCGCCACGCGGGTGGAACTGCTCGAGTCAGGGCTGGTTGCCGGTGACGTGAAGGCCGGCGTGATGACGGTCGCGGCCGGCTCGCGCATGCGCGGCCAGGTCGAATGCGGCTGGGAAGAGGAAAAAGGCATCAAGTCGGCCGCCGTGAACTGA
- the def gene encoding peptide deformylase, producing MAVRAVLKMGDPRLLQPSQPVSAFGAELDALVRDMTDTMRSLDGAGLAAPQIGVPLRVVIFGVENNPRYPEAEEVPFTVLVNPVLTPRDEEMDDAWEGCLSVPGMRGLVPRYRNLGYRGFDQRGAPIAREVTGFHARVVQHECDHLDGILYPMRIRDLRAFGYTDVLFAGEAPPAE from the coding sequence ATGGCGGTCCGGGCGGTCCTGAAGATGGGTGACCCGCGCCTGCTGCAGCCGTCGCAACCCGTGTCGGCGTTCGGCGCCGAACTCGACGCGCTGGTCCGTGACATGACGGACACCATGCGCTCACTCGACGGGGCGGGTCTCGCCGCGCCGCAGATCGGCGTGCCGTTACGAGTCGTGATCTTCGGTGTGGAGAACAATCCGCGCTATCCCGAGGCGGAGGAAGTGCCCTTCACGGTACTGGTGAACCCGGTACTGACCCCGCGCGATGAGGAAATGGACGACGCCTGGGAGGGCTGCCTCAGCGTACCCGGCATGCGCGGACTCGTGCCCCGCTACCGCAACCTCGGGTATCGCGGTTTCGACCAGCGCGGCGCGCCGATCGCGCGCGAGGTCACCGGCTTCCACGCCCGCGTGGTGCAACACGAGTGTGACCACCTGGATGGCATCCTCTATCCGATGCGCATCCGCGATCTGCGCGCCTTCGGTTACACGGACGTGCTCTTCGCCGGCGAAGCCCCACCGGCGGAATAA